The Apium graveolens cultivar Ventura chromosome 6, ASM990537v1, whole genome shotgun sequence genome contains a region encoding:
- the LOC141667106 gene encoding uncharacterized protein LOC141667106, with product MDLAEVYRVIYDGPDDYLQGIIVSIDEESGGQFLFAEKDLDRNGEVGAEEIRKYLNVELYTDAKKKLEMPLIKSEEHIMLNGPTKASICAAPGFSLILYLCGVIYGYVTFSPEWFSAPLHKEITSRTGNRCLTILYAVFQNAAEAHVKVKLNNVNSAFGLYGIINARTSAIKHTAYSSILFFKNKDEPEKIKEGPGSGDEIFIPLSRPLVAVPLESELILEINLHSDDNGEILKDRVTFTAKEGEQSSKYGRKKCNKGEVTVEVSWRYKSKLRELIEQEEAMSIKD from the exons ATG GACTTAGCAGAGGTCTACAGGGTAATATATGACGGCCCTGATGATTATTTGCAAGGGATAATTGTGTCTATTGATGAAGAAAGTGGTGGACAATTCTTATTCGCAGAGAAGGACCTAGACCGAAATGGCGAAGTCGGAGCGGAAGAAATACGTAAATACCTAAACGTTGAACTCTACACAGATGCCAAAAAGAAACTTGAGATGCCATTGATAAAATCTGAGGAGCATATTATGCTGAATGGTCCTACCAAAGCATCAATCTGTGCTGCTCCTGGTTTTTCGCTCATTTTATATCTCTGTGGTGTCATTTATGGCTATGTGACTTTTTCGCCCGAATGGTTTTCTGCTCCTCTACATAAAGAAATAACATCACGCACCGGCAACAGGTGTCTCACAATTCTTTATGCAGTATTTCAAAATGCTGCCGAAGCTCATGTAAAGGTTAAGTTAAACAATGTCAACTCTGCCTTTGGTCTTTATGGAATTATAAATGCTAGGACAAGTGCAATTAAGCACACTGCATATTCAAGCATTCTCTTCTTCAAGAATAAGGACGAGCCAGAAAAAATAAAAGAGGGACCTGGATCTGGGGATGAGATATTCATTCCATTGTCCCGACCTCTAGTAGCCGTGCCTTTGGAATCTGAACTCATTCTAGAGATTAACCTGCACAGTGATGACAATGGAGAGATTTTGAAAGACAGGGTCACTTTTACTGCTAAAGAAGGTGAGCAGAGTTCCAAGTATGGTCGTAAAAAATGCAACAAAGGTGAGGTTACAGTGGAAGTCAGCTGGAGGTACAAGAGCAAGCTGAGGGAACTTATAGAACAGGAAGAAGCAATGTCCATTAAGGATTAA